A portion of the Ricinus communis isolate WT05 ecotype wild-type chromosome 10, ASM1957865v1, whole genome shotgun sequence genome contains these proteins:
- the LOC8279880 gene encoding protein STRICTOSIDINE SYNTHASE-LIKE 10 isoform X2, translating to MAEFSSGKEILLAGLILLSLLLIVFLILTPWKPQCTRKECIRPFAPELEHVCGRPLGLRFDKKTGDLYIADAYLGLQVVGPNGGLATPVVSEVEGHPLRFTNDMDIDEQNDVIYFTDTSKIFQRRQFMASILHKDKTGRLLKYDKSSKEVTILLEGLSFANGVALSKDRSFVLVAETSTCQISRFWLHGPNAGKVDVFAKLPGFPDNIRRNSKGEFWVALHAKEGFLAKLALSNSWIGKTLLKFPLSFKQLHSLLVGGKPHATAIKLSGDGKIVQVLEDCDGKRLRFISEVEEKDGKLWIGSVLMPFLGIYNL from the exons ATGGCAGAATTCTCAAGTGGCAAGGAGATTCTCTTGGCTGGACTGATTTTGCTTTCACTACTTCTAATAG TGTTCTTAATTTTGACTCCATGGAAACCTCAATGTACAAGGAAGGAGTGCATCCGCCCATTTGCACCAGAACTGGAGCATGTGTGTGGCAGGCCATTGGGACTACGCTTTGATAAGAAAACTGGAGATCTCTACATTGCTGATGCCTATTTAGGTCTTCAAGTTGTAGGTCCAAATGGAGGCTTAGCCACTCCAGTAGTCTCTGAAGTTGAAGGCCATCCCTTGCGATTCACTAATGATATGGATATTGATGAGCAGAATGATGTGATCTACTTCACGGATACAAGCAAAATCTTCCAAAGAag GCAATTTATGGCGTCAATTTTGCATAAAGACAAGACAGGCAGATTGCTGAAGTATGATAAGTCAAGCAAGGAAGTAACAATCTTACTAGAAGGCCTGTCTTTTGCCAATGGTGTAGCATTGAGCAAGGACCGGTCCTTTGTGCTAGTAGCAGAAACCAGTACTTGTCAAATTTCAAGGTTTTGGCTTCATGGCCCTAATGCTGGAAAGGTTGATGTTTTCGCGAAGCTTCCAGGATTTCCAGACAACATTAGAAGAAATTCAAAAGGGGAGTTTTGGGTAGCTTTGCATGCCAAAGAAGGATTTCTTGCAAAGTTGGCACTTTCAAATTCATGGATTGGAAAGACATTGTTGAAATTTCCACTTAGCTTTAAGCAACTGCATTCATTGTTAGTAGGAGGGAAGCCACATGCAACTGCTATAAAACTGAGTGGGGATGGTAAAATTGTACAAGTTCTGGAAGATTGTGATGGCAAGAGATTGAGGTTTATCAGTGAAGTGGAAGAGAAGGATGGGAAGTTATGGATTGGATCGGTTTTGATGCCTTTCCTAGGTATTTACAATCTGTAA
- the LOC8279880 gene encoding protein STRICTOSIDINE SYNTHASE-LIKE 10 isoform X1 → MNRNLKVGVAATAIVALASIIITNPNNIFAPPPLPSSNDNLHSAKIVPITGAVGPESLVFDPNGEGPYTGVADGRILKWQGDSLGWTDFAFTTSNRKECIRPFAPELEHVCGRPLGLRFDKKTGDLYIADAYLGLQVVGPNGGLATPVVSEVEGHPLRFTNDMDIDEQNDVIYFTDTSKIFQRRQFMASILHKDKTGRLLKYDKSSKEVTILLEGLSFANGVALSKDRSFVLVAETSTCQISRFWLHGPNAGKVDVFAKLPGFPDNIRRNSKGEFWVALHAKEGFLAKLALSNSWIGKTLLKFPLSFKQLHSLLVGGKPHATAIKLSGDGKIVQVLEDCDGKRLRFISEVEEKDGKLWIGSVLMPFLGIYNL, encoded by the exons ATGAACCGAAATTTGAAAGTAGGTGTAGCAGCGACGGCAATAGTGGCACTAGCCTCCATCATCATAACGAATCCCAACAACATCTTTGCACCACCTCCCTTACCTTCGTCCAATGATAATCTCCACTCTGCTAAGATCGTTCCTATAACTGGAGCTGTAGGACCGGAAAGCCTCGTCTTTGATCCAAACGGAGAAGGGCCTTACACTGGTGTTGCTGATGGCAGAATTCTCAAGTGGCAAGGAGATTCTCTTGGCTGGACTGATTTTGCTTTCACTACTTCTAATAG GAAGGAGTGCATCCGCCCATTTGCACCAGAACTGGAGCATGTGTGTGGCAGGCCATTGGGACTACGCTTTGATAAGAAAACTGGAGATCTCTACATTGCTGATGCCTATTTAGGTCTTCAAGTTGTAGGTCCAAATGGAGGCTTAGCCACTCCAGTAGTCTCTGAAGTTGAAGGCCATCCCTTGCGATTCACTAATGATATGGATATTGATGAGCAGAATGATGTGATCTACTTCACGGATACAAGCAAAATCTTCCAAAGAag GCAATTTATGGCGTCAATTTTGCATAAAGACAAGACAGGCAGATTGCTGAAGTATGATAAGTCAAGCAAGGAAGTAACAATCTTACTAGAAGGCCTGTCTTTTGCCAATGGTGTAGCATTGAGCAAGGACCGGTCCTTTGTGCTAGTAGCAGAAACCAGTACTTGTCAAATTTCAAGGTTTTGGCTTCATGGCCCTAATGCTGGAAAGGTTGATGTTTTCGCGAAGCTTCCAGGATTTCCAGACAACATTAGAAGAAATTCAAAAGGGGAGTTTTGGGTAGCTTTGCATGCCAAAGAAGGATTTCTTGCAAAGTTGGCACTTTCAAATTCATGGATTGGAAAGACATTGTTGAAATTTCCACTTAGCTTTAAGCAACTGCATTCATTGTTAGTAGGAGGGAAGCCACATGCAACTGCTATAAAACTGAGTGGGGATGGTAAAATTGTACAAGTTCTGGAAGATTGTGATGGCAAGAGATTGAGGTTTATCAGTGAAGTGGAAGAGAAGGATGGGAAGTTATGGATTGGATCGGTTTTGATGCCTTTCCTAGGTATTTACAATCTGTAA
- the LOC8279883 gene encoding protein STRICTOSIDINE SYNTHASE-LIKE 2 yields MACSRQLLAGAILAVLVSTLFNINFTNFSYKPFNIERLLKDDSELLLPLARAATGPESFAFDGLGRGPYTGISDGRIIRWEEHEQRWIDFAVTSLYRDGCEGPHVDQYQMEHICGRPLGLCFNESNGDLYVADAYMGLLKVGRDGGLATTIATHGDDDIPFNFTNSLDVDPSSSALYFTDSSSRYQRREYIYAILSGDKSGRLLRYDPEDKKVRILLGNLSFPNGVALSEDGNFILIAETTTCRVLKYWIKTSKAGILEVFAQVPGFPDNIKRSPRGGYWVAINSRRDKFLEWVLSHPWIGNSLIKLPFDLMKIYSILGKYRGTGMAVRLDENGDILEVFEDRNRFKTLSEVMEKDGKLWIGSINLPFVGRYDKI; encoded by the exons ATGGCCTGCTCAAGGCAACTCTTAGCTGGAGCAATATTAGCAGTCCTGGTTTCTACCTTATTCAACATTAACTTCACCAACTTCTCTTATAAACCATTCAATATAGAAAGACTCCTGAAAGATGATTCTGAGCTTCTTCTTCCCCTTGCTAGAGCTGCAACCGGGCCGGAAAGTTTTGCCTTCGACGGGCTTGGCCGGGGTCCCTATACCGGAATATCCGACGGTAGAATTATCAGATGGGAAGAGCATGAACAACGTTGGATTGATTTTGCTGTTACTTCTCTTTACAG AGACGGGTGTGAGGGCCCACACGTGGATCAATATCAGATGGAACACATTTGCGGCCGGCCATTAGGATTATGCTTCAACGAATCGAACGGTGATTTGTACGTAGCTGATGCTTACATGGGATTGCTAAAGGTGGGACGTGATGGTGGATTAGCCACTACGATTGCGACACATGGTGATGATGATATACCGTTTAACTTCACCAATAGCCTGGACGTTGACCCCTCAAGCTCAGCCCTCTATTTCACTGATAGCAGCTCACGATATCAAAGGAG GGAGTATATATATGCAATATTAAGTGGGGATAAATCAGGAAGGCTACTGAGATATGACCCTGAAGACAAAAAAGTGAGGATACTTCTTGGCAACCTCTCATTTCCAAATGGAGTCGCATTAAGCGAAGATGgcaattttattctaattgcAGAGACCACAACGTGTAGAGTTCTAAAATATTGGATAAAAACATCAAAAGCTGGTATTCTTGAAGTTTTTGCACAAGTTCCAGGATTTCCTGATAACATAAAAAGAAGTCCTAGAGGAGGTTATTGGGTAGCCATTAACTCAAGAAGAGATAAATTTTTGGAATGGGTTCTTTCACATCCATGGATAGGGAATTCTTTGATTAAGCTTCCTTTTGACTTGATGAAgatttattcaattttggGCAAGTATAGAGGGACTGGCATGGCAGTTAGATTGGATGAAAATGGTGACATTTTGGAAGTTTTTGAAGATAGAAATAGATTCAAGACTTTAAGTGAAGTGATGGAAAAAGATGGGAAGTTATGGATAGGGTCTATCAATTTGCCTTTTGTTGGCAGATACGATAAGATTTGA